From a single Cytophagales bacterium WSM2-2 genomic region:
- a CDS encoding peptidase S8, translated as MAQVNRYFVSFRDKSNSPYSISAPQQFLSQKSIDRRSREKFLTNEEDLPVNKTYVQQVKNTGAKVYFSSRWFNGVLVQTDGAIASAIAGLSCVSKVELVGYGPRLSGRMSASQKFGQVQQGAGLQNQLQLAMIGLDQMHADGIHGEGVDVAVFDSGFNGIDTLSSFKSMFQEGRVRDAFNFVGNSTNVYAGYQHGTWVFSIIAGNISGTYLGGAYKANFFLYQTEDAFSEYRIEEYNWLFAAERADSLGVDVINSSLGYSTFDDPAMDYTYKDVDGKTSVISRAAQKAIDRGIVVVNSAGNEGNTSWRYLTPPADVNGVIAVGSVEPALNHSSFSSVGPSADGRIKPDVSALGDYSVMISPAGGIQMGGGTSFSSPAVASLAAGLKQVFPQASAKEIYTRIINSATRSANPDNELGYGIPNYSIAKNLTEFTEEFEIYPNPATGLLKVIFKNPDGQEFKTTLYTCLGQQLIEQTSTATWGNNPSPIDISSLAPGVYLLRVETHSFTKTQRIVKIN; from the coding sequence ATGGCCCAGGTCAATCGCTACTTTGTTTCATTTCGAGATAAATCAAATTCGCCTTATTCTATTTCAGCTCCACAGCAATTTTTATCTCAGAAGAGTATTGACCGGCGGTCGAGAGAAAAGTTTTTAACAAATGAAGAAGATCTGCCTGTCAACAAGACCTATGTTCAGCAAGTGAAAAATACGGGAGCGAAAGTTTATTTCAGTTCGCGATGGTTCAATGGGGTTCTGGTGCAAACAGATGGAGCAATTGCATCTGCGATTGCGGGACTCTCTTGTGTAAGCAAAGTTGAATTGGTGGGTTACGGCCCGAGACTGTCAGGCAGAATGTCGGCAAGCCAGAAATTCGGACAGGTGCAGCAGGGGGCAGGCCTTCAAAATCAACTTCAGCTTGCGATGATTGGTCTCGATCAAATGCACGCAGACGGAATTCACGGTGAGGGAGTTGATGTTGCCGTCTTTGATTCTGGATTTAACGGCATCGATACCTTATCATCATTTAAGTCCATGTTTCAGGAGGGACGTGTCAGGGATGCGTTCAATTTTGTTGGCAACTCTACCAATGTATATGCCGGGTATCAGCATGGCACATGGGTGTTTTCAATTATTGCCGGGAACATTTCGGGCACATACCTGGGAGGTGCATACAAAGCGAATTTTTTTCTTTATCAAACAGAGGATGCATTTTCTGAATACCGCATTGAGGAGTATAACTGGCTGTTCGCGGCAGAGCGTGCCGATAGCCTTGGGGTGGATGTCATTAACTCTTCCCTGGGTTATTCAACCTTTGATGATCCTGCGATGGATTATACGTACAAGGACGTAGATGGAAAAACTTCCGTGATTTCGCGGGCAGCGCAAAAAGCAATTGACCGAGGGATAGTAGTTGTGAATTCGGCCGGCAACGAAGGGAATACTTCCTGGCGATATCTTACGCCTCCGGCTGATGTGAATGGCGTAATTGCTGTAGGTAGCGTGGAGCCTGCTTTGAATCATTCTTCATTTAGTTCTGTCGGCCCATCGGCTGATGGCCGAATTAAACCTGACGTAAGCGCCTTGGGAGATTACTCCGTGATGATTTCACCTGCCGGGGGTATTCAGATGGGAGGGGGAACTTCTTTTTCAAGCCCGGCAGTAGCCAGCCTTGCGGCAGGACTTAAACAGGTATTTCCACAGGCTTCTGCGAAAGAGATATATACCCGCATTATCAATTCAGCAACACGATCAGCAAACCCTGACAACGAATTGGGATATGGAATTCCAAACTATAGCATAGCCAAAAACCTGACTGAGTTTACAGAAGAATTTGAAATTTATCCCAACCCGGCCACTGGTCTTTTAAAAGTGATCTTTAAAAATCCAGATGGGCAAGAGTTCAAGACCACACTATACACTTGTTTAGGTCAGCAGTTGATAGAGCAAACAAGCACCGCTACCTGGGGCAACAATCCAAGCCCTATAGATATATCTTCATTAGCTCCGGGTGTTTACCTTTTGCGAGTGGAAACGCATTCATTCACTAAAACTCAGCGTATTGTTAAGATCAACTAG
- a CDS encoding glycosyl transferase produces the protein MNILYAIQGTGNGHLSRAVDVIPELKKYGSLDLFVSGAQAEVKLPYPVKYKSKGLSFYFGKSGGINFLKTFQQNSSKDVMKEIKSFPIEKYDLVVNDFEPISAWAAKKKDIKIISLSHQAALLSKKTPKPKFVDPFGEWILHNYAPVKKYVGFHFEEYDKNIFTPVIRASIREAKASDKGHYTVYLPAYDDKKLVQLFLKTTKVRWHIFSKHTKTPYHVGRISVYPVSGADFIESVVSSSGVLCGAGFETPAEVLHLNKKLLVVPMKSQYEQKCNAAALKKMGVPVLKKVKKKSIKKINRWLDEAKPLDISFPNVTAEAVERAIERISKNKD, from the coding sequence ATGAATATTCTTTATGCGATCCAAGGCACCGGCAATGGTCATCTCAGCCGCGCGGTAGATGTTATTCCTGAATTAAAAAAGTATGGTTCGCTTGATTTGTTTGTAAGTGGCGCGCAAGCGGAAGTGAAGTTGCCGTATCCTGTAAAGTACAAATCGAAAGGATTGAGTTTTTATTTTGGAAAGAGCGGGGGGATCAACTTCCTGAAGACTTTTCAGCAAAACAGTTCAAAGGATGTGATGAAGGAAATCAAATCATTTCCGATTGAGAAATACGATTTGGTGGTTAATGATTTTGAGCCGATCTCTGCGTGGGCTGCCAAGAAAAAAGATATCAAGATCATTTCCCTTAGTCACCAGGCTGCATTGCTTTCTAAGAAAACACCTAAACCGAAATTTGTTGATCCTTTTGGAGAATGGATTCTGCACAATTATGCTCCTGTAAAAAAATATGTCGGCTTCCACTTTGAAGAGTACGATAAGAATATTTTCACACCGGTGATTCGGGCCTCCATACGGGAAGCCAAGGCGAGCGACAAAGGGCACTATACGGTTTACCTGCCAGCCTATGACGACAAAAAACTAGTGCAGCTTTTCCTGAAGACGACCAAAGTGCGCTGGCATATTTTCTCTAAGCACACGAAGACGCCCTATCATGTCGGTCGAATTTCGGTTTACCCGGTGAGTGGCGCTGATTTTATCGAAAGTGTGGTTTCAAGTTCGGGAGTTCTGTGCGGGGCTGGCTTTGAAACTCCTGCAGAAGTACTTCACTTAAATAAGAAGTTGCTGGTAGTGCCTATGAAAAGTCAGTACGAACAGAAATGCAATGCTGCTGCCTTAAAGAAGATGGGAGTACCGGTGCTGAAGAAGGTGAAGAAGAAATCCATCAAGAAAATCAATCGTTGGTTGGACGAAGCCAAACCCCTTGACATCTCATTTCCCAACGTAACTGCTGAAGCTGTGGAACGAGCTATCGAAAGAATATCCAAAAACAAAGACTAA
- a CDS encoding UDP-2,3-diacylglucosamine hydrolase produces MGKRRKREVELVVISDVHLGTYGCHAEELLRYLKTIKPNRLILNGDIIDMWQFSKRYWPKSHMLVVKHITGMIAKGAKVTYLTGNHDEMLRKFAGFRLGSFQIANKKVISLHGKSAWVFHGDVFDVTMKYSKWLAKLGAIGYDTLIVINMAVNAVLKFFGKGKISLSKKVKDSVKQAVKFINEFEKTAAEIAIENGYDYVVCGHIHQPEIRIISTPKGEVTYLNSGDWVENLTSLEYNQGSWSIYRYASDTYAQSIKIDKEKQSDLDNDEIFKDLINEFLPTKK; encoded by the coding sequence GTGGGCAAGAGAAGAAAACGCGAAGTAGAACTGGTTGTTATCTCTGACGTGCACCTCGGCACCTATGGCTGTCATGCCGAAGAACTCTTGCGTTATCTGAAGACCATCAAACCGAACCGGCTTATCCTCAATGGCGACATTATCGATATGTGGCAGTTCAGTAAACGCTACTGGCCCAAATCGCACATGCTGGTGGTGAAACACATTACCGGGATGATAGCGAAAGGAGCGAAGGTCACCTACCTCACAGGCAACCACGATGAGATGCTGCGAAAGTTTGCAGGTTTCAGACTTGGCTCTTTCCAGATTGCAAACAAGAAAGTGATCTCCCTTCACGGAAAAAGCGCCTGGGTTTTTCATGGTGATGTATTTGACGTGACGATGAAGTACTCAAAATGGCTCGCGAAACTGGGAGCAATAGGGTATGACACATTGATCGTAATTAACATGGCAGTTAATGCTGTTTTGAAATTTTTTGGAAAAGGAAAAATCTCACTTTCGAAAAAAGTGAAGGATAGTGTGAAGCAGGCCGTAAAATTTATTAATGAGTTTGAGAAAACAGCAGCTGAAATAGCCATCGAAAACGGGTATGACTATGTAGTCTGTGGACATATTCATCAGCCGGAAATACGCATCATTAGTACGCCCAAAGGAGAAGTCACCTATTTGAATTCAGGAGATTGGGTTGAAAACCTGACTTCTCTGGAATACAACCAGGGGAGTTGGAGTATCTATCGTTATGCAAGTGATACTTATGCACAATCGATTAAGATCGATAAAGAAAAGCAAAGCGACCTTGATAATGATGAGATATTTAAAGACCTTATCAACGAATTCTTGCCCACGAAAAAATGA
- the trmB gene encoding tRNA (guanine-N(7)-)-methyltransferase: protein MKSKLKRFEINASRENVVEPGKEIYLQIKGHWKELYFKNSNPLTVELACGRGEYSVGLARKFPNQNFVGVDVKGDRLWKGSTWAFEEGLTNVGFLRTQILNIESFFTGEEIDEIWLTFPDPRPRKRDIKRRLTSPRFLDMFKKILKKDGWFRFKTDNTGLFDYTLEELKLRTDIQDIRFTHDLYQSDLREECFDIKTRYEEMFTAKGEKIKYLRFKFAR from the coding sequence ATGAAGAGTAAACTGAAACGTTTCGAGATCAATGCCAGTCGCGAAAATGTAGTTGAGCCTGGCAAAGAGATTTATTTACAAATCAAGGGCCACTGGAAAGAATTGTATTTTAAAAACAGCAATCCTCTTACTGTTGAACTGGCCTGCGGGCGTGGTGAATATTCTGTAGGCTTGGCTAGAAAATTCCCCAATCAGAATTTTGTTGGCGTTGACGTGAAAGGTGATCGGCTCTGGAAAGGAAGTACCTGGGCTTTTGAAGAAGGATTGACAAACGTGGGATTTCTACGGACGCAAATTCTCAATATTGAAAGTTTCTTCACAGGAGAGGAAATCGATGAAATCTGGTTGACATTTCCCGATCCTCGTCCGCGCAAACGCGATATTAAGCGGAGACTTACAAGCCCACGATTTTTGGATATGTTCAAGAAAATTTTGAAGAAGGACGGATGGTTCAGGTTTAAGACAGACAACACGGGTTTGTTTGATTACACACTGGAGGAGCTGAAACTGCGAACGGATATCCAGGATATTAGATTCACTCATGATTTATATCAATCTGATCTTCGCGAAGAATGCTTCGATATCAAAACCCGGTACGAGGAAATGTTTACTGCGAAAGGGGAGAAGATAAAATACCTGCGATTTAAGTTTGCCAGATAA
- the folC gene encoding tetrahydrofolate synthase — translation MESYQQAIDYLYASLPVFHRVGASAYKADLTNTLALCEALGNPQSKFKSIHITGTNGKGSSSHMLAAVLQSAGYKTGLYTSPHLKEFTERIKINGVDVSQSFVVDFVNRMKSVLESVKPSFFETTVAMAFDYFANEKVDIAVIEVGLGGRLDSTNVITPEVSLITNISWDHMDLLGDTLERIAVEKAGIIKPNLPVVISERQEEVEKVFLDKATETKSPIVLASDKYPIRPKGGGAFEVVTATGTEIYLLELKGNYQQKNLAGVLATLDELRKRGFFISQESISQGLQMTTQLTGLKGRWQKLGNNPLIVCDTGHNEAGMKEVLAQIREQKFNRLHFVLGMVGDKDLSRVLALLPTTASYYFCRAKLPRAMDATKLQVLARTFGLKGEVIEDVNEAIVKARQSASPEDMIFIGGSTFVVAEIENL, via the coding sequence ATGGAATCATACCAACAAGCCATCGATTATTTGTATGCAAGCCTTCCCGTTTTCCATCGGGTTGGCGCATCGGCCTACAAAGCTGATTTGACTAATACGCTGGCGCTTTGTGAAGCTTTAGGAAATCCACAATCAAAATTCAAATCTATTCATATAACCGGGACCAACGGAAAAGGAAGTTCATCGCACATGCTTGCCGCTGTCTTGCAATCGGCAGGATATAAGACGGGCTTATATACATCTCCCCACTTGAAGGAATTTACAGAACGAATAAAAATCAATGGTGTTGATGTGTCGCAATCTTTTGTAGTTGATTTTGTGAACCGGATGAAGTCGGTATTGGAGAGTGTCAAGCCTTCGTTTTTTGAAACCACGGTGGCGATGGCGTTCGACTATTTCGCCAACGAAAAAGTGGACATTGCGGTGATCGAAGTTGGTTTGGGCGGCAGGCTGGATTCCACGAATGTGATCACACCGGAAGTTTCGTTGATTACCAATATCAGTTGGGATCATATGGATTTATTAGGAGATACGCTTGAGAGAATTGCGGTTGAAAAAGCAGGGATCATTAAACCCAATCTTCCGGTAGTAATCAGCGAAAGACAGGAAGAAGTAGAGAAAGTATTTCTTGATAAAGCAACAGAAACCAAGAGCCCAATTGTTTTAGCCAGCGACAAATATCCGATAAGGCCAAAAGGAGGAGGAGCGTTTGAAGTAGTAACAGCAACAGGAACCGAAATTTATCTGCTTGAATTGAAGGGCAACTATCAGCAAAAAAACCTTGCCGGAGTATTGGCGACTCTGGATGAATTGAGAAAGAGAGGTTTTTTTATATCACAAGAGTCCATTTCCCAGGGACTTCAAATGACAACTCAATTGACGGGATTGAAAGGGCGTTGGCAAAAATTGGGAAACAATCCGCTGATTGTTTGTGATACCGGGCACAATGAGGCAGGGATGAAAGAAGTGTTAGCGCAAATCAGGGAGCAAAAATTTAATCGCTTGCATTTTGTCCTAGGGATGGTGGGGGACAAAGATCTCAGTCGGGTACTTGCTCTGCTGCCAACCACTGCAAGCTATTATTTTTGCCGGGCGAAATTACCCCGTGCGATGGATGCGACAAAGTTGCAAGTTCTTGCCCGTACTTTTGGACTGAAAGGCGAAGTTATAGAAGATGTAAACGAAGCCATTGTTAAAGCCAGGCAAAGTGCATCTCCTGAAGATATGATCTTCATTGGCGGAAGTACTTTTGTAGTGGCTGAGATTGAGAATTTATGA
- a CDS encoding acetyl-CoA acetyltransferase yields MKDVVIVSAVRTPIGSFGGSLASVSAIKLGSTAVKAALAKVNLDPKQINELFFGNVISSGLGQAPATQVAAGAGLGFEIPCTLVNKVCASGMKSIMVGAQSIMLGHNDVVVAGGMESMTNIPYYLMKARSGYKYGDGQLIDGLTFDGLTDVYNHCAMGVCADNTAKEMKISRQDQDNYAIASYKRSAAAWAAGKFKDEVIPVEIAGKKGDVTLFAEDEEYKAVFFDKIPSLKPAFTKEGTVTAANASTLNDGAAAVILMSAAKAKELGLTPIAKIRGFADASQEPMWFTTTPSLAIPKAMKMAGVDKKDVGYYEINEAFSAVAIANNMKLGLDPEKVNVNGGAVALGHPLGASGARITITLANVLKQNNAAIGVAGICNGGGGASAIVIEKL; encoded by the coding sequence ATGAAAGACGTTGTCATTGTTTCAGCTGTTCGCACCCCTATTGGAAGTTTTGGAGGAAGCCTCGCAAGTGTTTCTGCCATAAAACTCGGATCAACTGCCGTAAAAGCCGCACTGGCAAAAGTGAATCTTGATCCAAAGCAGATCAACGAGCTATTTTTCGGAAATGTGATTTCTTCAGGTTTAGGCCAGGCGCCCGCAACACAAGTAGCCGCAGGTGCTGGTCTTGGGTTTGAAATCCCATGCACTTTGGTCAACAAGGTTTGTGCTTCGGGTATGAAGTCAATCATGGTTGGTGCACAGTCTATCATGCTTGGCCACAACGATGTGGTGGTTGCAGGTGGTATGGAAAGCATGACCAACATCCCTTATTATTTAATGAAAGCCCGCTCGGGCTACAAATACGGAGATGGCCAGTTGATCGATGGTTTGACTTTTGATGGCCTTACCGATGTTTACAATCATTGTGCCATGGGCGTATGTGCCGACAATACAGCCAAAGAAATGAAAATCAGCCGTCAGGACCAGGATAATTATGCGATTGCCTCTTACAAGAGATCTGCTGCAGCCTGGGCTGCCGGTAAATTCAAAGATGAAGTAATTCCCGTAGAGATCGCGGGTAAGAAAGGTGATGTGACTTTGTTTGCCGAAGATGAAGAATATAAAGCAGTCTTCTTTGATAAAATTCCATCACTGAAACCAGCCTTTACAAAAGAAGGAACAGTTACGGCAGCCAATGCATCGACTCTGAACGATGGAGCTGCAGCGGTAATTCTGATGAGTGCAGCCAAAGCAAAAGAACTGGGTCTCACACCGATTGCTAAGATCCGGGGCTTTGCCGATGCTTCACAAGAGCCGATGTGGTTTACAACAACTCCTTCCTTGGCAATACCTAAAGCAATGAAAATGGCCGGTGTCGATAAAAAAGATGTCGGTTACTATGAAATTAATGAAGCATTTTCCGCTGTGGCCATTGCCAATAATATGAAACTGGGCCTCGATCCTGAGAAAGTAAACGTCAATGGTGGTGCCGTGGCTTTGGGACATCCACTAGGAGCATCCGGTGCACGGATAACCATTACTTTGGCCAACGTACTTAAGCAGAATAATGCAGCCATCGGAGTAGCAGGTATTTGCAACGGTGGTGGCGGGGCTTCTGCAATCGTTATCGAAAAACTATAA
- the purC gene encoding phosphoribosylaminoimidazole-succinocarboxamide synthase translates to MQAIKETNFKFKGQTGFYRGKVRDVYYFGDKMAMVATDRISAFDVVLPRAIPDKGRVLNQIAAFNLNATKDIVPNWVLATPDPNVTIGFKCETFAVEMVVRGYLAGHAWREYKSGKRKVCGVSLPEGLKENDKLPHPIITPTTKASVGHDEDISKEDIIARGIVDKSEYETLENYTLKLFAKGSELADGRNLILVDTKYEFGKQNGKIYLIDEIHTPDSSRYFYKEGYNQRQKAGEPQKQLSKEFVRQWLIENGFQGKDGQKVPEMTDPIVKNISDRYKELYEQVIGQPIGPINYSDIVERIEASIVNSIN, encoded by the coding sequence ATGCAGGCCATTAAAGAGACCAACTTCAAGTTCAAAGGCCAGACAGGTTTTTACCGTGGCAAGGTAAGAGATGTCTATTATTTTGGAGATAAGATGGCGATGGTCGCTACCGACCGCATCTCCGCTTTTGATGTGGTATTACCGCGGGCAATTCCTGATAAAGGAAGGGTCCTCAACCAGATCGCTGCCTTCAACCTGAATGCCACAAAAGATATCGTTCCCAACTGGGTGCTTGCAACACCTGATCCTAACGTGACGATCGGTTTCAAATGCGAGACCTTTGCCGTTGAAATGGTGGTAAGAGGCTACCTGGCGGGCCATGCATGGCGCGAATACAAATCAGGCAAAAGAAAAGTCTGTGGAGTCTCCTTGCCGGAAGGATTGAAAGAGAATGACAAACTCCCCCACCCGATCATCACGCCTACCACCAAGGCTAGCGTTGGCCATGACGAAGATATTTCCAAAGAAGACATTATCGCTCGTGGAATCGTGGACAAAAGCGAATACGAAACACTGGAAAATTATACGCTTAAACTTTTTGCTAAAGGATCTGAACTGGCTGACGGTCGCAATCTTATTCTTGTAGACACGAAATACGAGTTCGGAAAGCAAAACGGGAAAATCTATCTGATCGATGAAATACACACACCTGATTCATCCCGTTATTTTTACAAGGAGGGTTACAACCAAAGGCAAAAGGCAGGTGAACCACAGAAACAATTATCGAAAGAATTTGTGCGGCAGTGGTTGATTGAAAACGGATTCCAGGGAAAAGACGGACAGAAAGTTCCGGAAATGACCGATCCGATCGTCAAAAACATATCTGACAGATACAAAGAGCTTTATGAACAGGTCATAGGTCAGCCCATTGGCCCGATAAATTATTCCGACATCGTGGAACGAATCGAGGCCAGTATCGTTAATTCGATAAATTGA
- the rnz gene encoding ribonuclease Z, with protein sequence MSFSLTILGSSGALPAIGRFPSSQYLTIQNRHFLIDCGEGVQMQMGKFQVSPQKIDHIFISHLHGDHYLGLMPLLFSMHLNKRTNDLHLYSQPGLDEIITLQLKYSKSVLNYRIHFHPFNPSQVRTLFEDEVLTVETIPLIHKLDCAGFLFREKPKPRRVDKDRLVDGLKTQQIASLKTGADILDEKGNLLYRNEDLTLPPRSSLSYAYCSDTAWNEVMIPQITGADLLYHEATFMQEDMDKAIETKHSTTLQAAEIAQRAEVKKLILGHFSARYKDLELVLNEAKTLFENTELAIEGTTFTLHD encoded by the coding sequence TTGTCGTTTAGTCTTACCATTCTAGGTTCCAGCGGTGCCCTGCCAGCCATCGGCAGGTTTCCATCCTCACAATATCTCACTATTCAAAACAGGCATTTCCTGATCGATTGTGGCGAAGGTGTGCAGATGCAGATGGGAAAATTTCAGGTTTCGCCCCAAAAAATCGACCACATCTTCATTAGTCACCTGCATGGTGATCACTATCTGGGTCTGATGCCATTGTTGTTTTCCATGCACCTCAACAAGAGGACAAATGATCTTCATTTGTACAGCCAGCCAGGTCTTGACGAGATCATAACGCTTCAGTTGAAGTATTCCAAATCCGTTTTGAACTACCGAATCCATTTTCATCCATTCAATCCTTCACAGGTACGAACTTTGTTTGAGGATGAAGTATTGACTGTAGAAACAATTCCTCTAATTCATAAACTGGACTGCGCAGGATTCCTGTTCCGCGAAAAACCCAAACCCAGACGTGTCGACAAAGACCGCCTGGTAGACGGACTGAAGACACAACAAATCGCTTCGCTAAAAACCGGGGCAGATATTTTGGATGAAAAAGGAAACCTTCTCTACCGAAATGAAGACCTGACTCTTCCGCCTCGCTCATCACTTTCCTACGCCTACTGCTCCGACACAGCCTGGAATGAAGTTATGATCCCGCAAATCACGGGGGCGGATTTGCTTTATCACGAGGCCACGTTCATGCAGGAAGACATGGACAAAGCAATAGAGACCAAGCACAGTACTACCTTGCAGGCGGCTGAGATCGCTCAACGAGCAGAGGTGAAGAAATTGATCCTCGGCCATTTCTCAGCTCGCTACAAAGACCTGGAGCTGGTGCTCAACGAGGCTAAGACACTGTTCGAAAACACCGAACTTGCCATCGAAGGGACTACTTTTACTTTACATGATTGA
- a CDS encoding membrane protein, whose amino-acid sequence MEQKKNKLFIVLSGIFLTNAIIAELIGVKIFSGEGSVGLNPAHIPILGFTMDFNLTAGVVIWPVVFITSDLINEYFGKPGVKRISYLAAIFIAYSFLIIFLAMKLPPAQWWLDANNKDASGNFFDMDFAFNKILGQGQRIIVASLAAFLIGQLVDVFVFQRLRKITGSKMLWLRATGSTLVSQFIDSFVVLYLAFTGIFSNEQIIAIGITNYIYKFSVAILLTPVIYGGHYVIDRYLGKDEAEKLSEESAQQSGSFF is encoded by the coding sequence ATGGAGCAGAAGAAAAATAAGCTGTTCATAGTATTGTCGGGAATTTTCCTGACGAACGCCATCATCGCGGAGCTGATCGGAGTTAAAATTTTCTCAGGAGAAGGTTCTGTTGGGCTTAACCCTGCTCACATCCCGATTCTTGGGTTTACAATGGATTTTAATTTGACAGCAGGTGTAGTCATCTGGCCCGTTGTTTTCATCACTTCCGATCTGATCAATGAATACTTTGGCAAGCCGGGCGTCAAAAGAATAAGTTACCTCGCAGCGATCTTCATCGCTTACTCCTTCCTGATCATTTTCCTGGCTATGAAACTTCCACCCGCACAGTGGTGGCTCGATGCCAACAATAAAGATGCATCGGGTAATTTCTTTGATATGGATTTTGCATTTAATAAAATCCTCGGCCAGGGTCAGCGCATTATTGTGGCATCACTCGCTGCGTTTCTAATAGGGCAGTTAGTAGATGTTTTTGTCTTCCAGCGATTGAGGAAAATTACAGGAAGCAAAATGCTTTGGTTAAGAGCTACCGGATCCACATTGGTCTCCCAATTCATCGACAGTTTTGTAGTATTATATCTGGCATTTACCGGAATTTTTTCCAATGAGCAGATTATCGCCATCGGCATTACTAATTATATCTATAAGTTTTCCGTGGCTATCTTATTAACCCCTGTTATTTACGGAGGACACTATGTCATTGACAGGTATCTTGGAAAAGATGAAGCCGAGAAGCTTTCAGAAGAATCAGCTCAGCAAAGCGGTTCATTTTTTTGA
- a CDS encoding RNA methyltransferase, translating into MVSKSKLKYIKSLQVKKYRKQEQSFVVEGAKSVRELLNSGFEVQWLAGSESFLLENEKRIHNKNIEAVMASERELEQLGSFQTNDAAVAIAKMRPNVRPELRNEFYLVLDGLRDPGNFGTIIRTADWYGVQNIVASDETADFYNPKTISATMGSFIRVNVFYTNLVDFFRSVDMPVFGTFMDGEDVHQVDFGKNGMVVIGNESNGISIEVGKHVSHRITIPKIGGAESLNAGIATGIVLDNIFRSKK; encoded by the coding sequence ATGGTATCCAAATCCAAATTAAAATATATCAAATCCCTGCAAGTAAAGAAATACCGAAAACAGGAGCAATCTTTTGTGGTGGAAGGAGCCAAAAGTGTGAGAGAGCTTCTGAACTCCGGATTTGAGGTGCAATGGTTGGCGGGATCCGAGAGCTTCCTGCTTGAAAATGAGAAACGTATCCATAACAAAAATATTGAAGCTGTCATGGCGAGTGAAAGGGAACTCGAGCAACTTGGTTCATTTCAAACGAATGACGCTGCTGTGGCTATTGCAAAAATGAGACCGAATGTCAGGCCGGAGCTTAGAAACGAATTTTATCTCGTGCTGGATGGCTTACGTGACCCAGGGAATTTTGGCACCATCATCCGTACTGCTGACTGGTATGGTGTCCAAAACATCGTCGCCTCAGACGAGACTGCAGATTTTTACAACCCGAAGACGATTTCAGCCACGATGGGCTCATTTATCCGTGTTAATGTCTTTTATACCAATCTGGTCGATTTTTTTAGAAGTGTCGATATGCCGGTATTTGGCACCTTCATGGATGGTGAAGATGTTCATCAAGTTGATTTTGGAAAAAATGGGATGGTGGTTATCGGGAATGAATCGAATGGAATATCAATTGAGGTGGGTAAACATGTTTCGCACCGGATCACGATTCCGAAAATAGGAGGGGCCGAATCTTTAAACGCCGGGATAGCTACCGGTATCGTACTGGACAATATCTTTCGTTCAAAAAAATGA